The proteins below come from a single Thermopolyspora flexuosa genomic window:
- a CDS encoding mechanosensitive ion channel family protein encodes MGIDIGQSLADLWRTIVLFVPRLVVFVLILIIGWIVAKVLEKIVDKVLERVGFDRAVERSGVGRMLQGGRYDASSLIARIVFYAIILITLQLAFNVFGPNAVSNLLTAVVAWLPLAIVAIIILVIAGAIAGAVKDIITGMLGGTSYGRWVGVAAAVFIWALGIIAALNQVGIATAVTTPILITVLATIGAVIAIGVGGGLIRPMQQRWERWLGRIEEQAPQMRAHAEAYTRGRQDAAEHVPTGQRPGEETPETTHTSTTGPGTTPGTPGATRRPGGRRPGT; translated from the coding sequence GGGCATCGACATCGGGCAGAGTCTTGCGGACCTCTGGCGGACGATCGTGCTGTTCGTCCCCAGGCTGGTCGTCTTCGTGCTCATCCTGATCATCGGGTGGATCGTCGCCAAGGTACTCGAGAAGATCGTCGACAAGGTCCTCGAACGGGTCGGCTTCGATCGTGCCGTCGAGCGCAGCGGCGTCGGCCGCATGCTCCAGGGTGGCCGGTACGACGCCAGCAGCCTGATCGCGCGGATCGTGTTCTACGCGATCATCCTGATCACGCTCCAGCTCGCGTTCAACGTCTTCGGTCCCAACGCGGTCTCCAACCTGCTCACCGCGGTCGTGGCCTGGCTGCCGCTCGCCATCGTCGCGATCATCATTCTGGTGATCGCCGGGGCGATCGCCGGCGCGGTGAAGGACATCATCACCGGCATGCTCGGCGGCACCTCGTACGGCCGCTGGGTGGGCGTCGCGGCCGCCGTGTTCATCTGGGCGCTCGGCATCATCGCCGCGCTCAACCAGGTCGGCATCGCCACGGCCGTCACCACCCCGATCCTCATCACCGTGCTCGCCACCATCGGCGCGGTCATCGCCATCGGCGTCGGCGGCGGGCTCATCCGGCCGATGCAGCAGCGCTGGGAGCGCTGGCTCGGCAGGATCGAGGAGCAGGCGCCGCAGATGCGCGCGCACGCCGAGGCGTACACGCGGGGCCGCCAGGACGCGGCCGAGCACGTCCCCACCGGTCAGCGGCCGGGGGAGGAGACGCCGGAGACGACGCACACGAGCACCACGGGTCCGGGTACGACCCCGGGGACGCCGGGAGCGACGCGGCGCCCCGGCGGACGCCGCCCCGGCACCTGA